Genomic DNA from Gimesia aquarii:
TCGATCGCCGGTTGATAGACCTCAGTCCGTTCCGGGTTAGGCAATTGGTCGGGAACATTGGGAAAATTCCCGTTTTGCTCGCACTGGGGCTCAAAACGCGTAATTTTTTCAAAGCCTGCCTGTTGTAACACCTGAAATACAGACGTTTCCCCTACTCCATGCAGCGGAGTAAATAGACCTTGAAGGTCTCTCGAAGTCGAGTGACTGTGTGAAATCACCGCGTTTCGATATTCGCTGGCAACATCCTCATCAATAATCTTGATTAAGCCTTGCTCCACGGCTTGATCGAAGTCAATGATCGGGATTTCGGTCGCTTGATACACTTCATCAATAATACCTTGATCGTGCGGGGGCAGAACTTGTGCTCCTGCTGACCAGTACGCTTTAAAACCATTATCAGAAGGGGGATTATGCGATGCGGTAATCATCGCCCCGACATCACAGCTGAGGTGTCTGACCGCAAACGAAAGCTCTGGTGTAGAACGAGGTGTTTTGAAAAAGTGAACTGTCAAACCATGGGCTGCGATCACACTAGCAACGATTCGAGCAAATCGTTCTGAGTTGATACGAGAATCATGAGCAATGGCTGCTTTGCCGGTATCGGAACCCGAATATTTCTTAAAGTAAGCCACCAACCCATGAGCCGATTCAGCGATGGTTCTTTCGTTTATCGTGGCTGAGCCCAGATCGCTCATCAATCCACGTCGGCCTCCGGTCCCAAACGGAATCACTTCCCAAAAGTAAGTATCCAAAGTAGCAAAGTCTTCTGCTTCAATCAGCCTGAGAAGAGATGGCAAATAAGAAGCGTACTGAGGTTCAGTAAGCCAGCGTTGTAAGTTTGTGAAAGCTGACTCAGAAAGCTGTTTTTCGGCAATAGCAGCATGAGTCGTTTTGATTGCCTGTTGGACATCTATTGTTGGAGATGGTTGATTCATCCGAGGGTTATTTCCGGTTTAAAATCGTTGAACTTGTTTTGGTTTGTGTTTATAGACTGAAATTCGTCAACTTTTCCATTCAAAACAGATAAAGCGCAATAAGCACGTATTTACCTGTCCTTTGCCCCAGTTCAGTTGAGTTGGCATAAAACAGAACCTGGTTTTGCTGAGAAACAAAGCTCTCATAATGGCATAAGATTGTAGAGTGAAATAGTCTGAGAGCCAACCCTCACACGATTTCCGGCTCCTGAAGCTATGAAGCCCTCAAAAGCAGGGATCAGAACGCCAAGCTATTTTATTTGGCTCAGCACGTTTTAAACCATTATGGCCTCTTATCTCTTACTAAGTTGAGTAAGAATATAGCAATTGTTCTGAATATAATGCCCCCCATGCGACACTGAATTTATGCCCAGAATAGAACCAGTTCAAGAAGACTGAAATCATTAAGACTTTGTCAGTTTTCAGTTTCCCGCCAACCAAGTCCTTGATTCCCCATCACATCAGTGGCAGAATAGGTGAATTAAGCCGGTTACCAATGAGCCGGTAATCCGAAGTTTAATTTTGGAGTCACGTGAAATGGGAAGGAATTCTCCTGTCTTTTTTACTGATTTCCCCTGTTCCGCTCTCGTGTCCTGATCCATGATGAACCTGCTAGGTCAATGAAATTAAGGTAATACTATGAAGTTTGTAGAAGGTCTTACTGTTGGCGTTGATTTGGGAACGACGTATTCAGCCATTGCCCAACTTGACAGTGAAGGGCAGCCCATATCCTTAAAAAACACCGATGGACGATCGATTACGCCTTCTGTGGTTTTGCTGGGCGAGGAAGGCCGTGTTGTGGTTGGTCCTTCTTTTGAAAGAACCGCTATTGAAGATGACCCATCCCGCATTATTGAAGCTGTTAAAAGGCATATGGGAGATGATAACTTTTATGTTGTCTACCAGGAAAAGAAGCTGACTGCTGAGTTTCTTTCTGCCTTGATTCTGAAGAAGATGAAGCAGGATGCAGAGAAAGAAATCGGCCCGATCGCTAATGCTGTCATCACAGTTCCCTATTACTTTAACGATGTTCGACGTAAAGCAACTCAGGACGCTGGACGAATCGCTGGCTTGAATGTGATTGATATTATCAATGAGCCTACTGCGGCAACACTGGCTTATGCGTGGAAACGAGATGAATTAGGAAATCCCGATGCGATGCCATCGGGTGAGCGAACCATTCTGGTGTATGACTTGGGTGGTGGTACGTTTGATGTGACAATTGTGCGTTACTCACCAACTCAATTCCGTGTTCTGGCAACTGATGGTGATGTGATGCTGGGGGGCCTCGATTGGAGCCAGCGCATTGTCGATCATGTCGCTGAGCAGTTCAAAAAGAAATTCGACAGTGACCCTCGAGAAGATCCGGTTACAATGCGAACCTGTGTCCAGGAATGTGAAGACGCAAAACGCGAGTTAAGCCAAAAAGCGCAAACTCCTGTATCGATTTATCACAAAGGCAACACTTTAACGGTTGCATTAACGCGTGGTGACTTTGAACGGATGACAGCAGATTTGCTACAGAGAACCCGTGACACCACGGAACTGGTGATGCAACAGGCGGGAGTTGAAAAAGGACAACTAGACGATGTTGTGCTTGTGGGTGGTTCTACACTGATGCCTGTTGTGGAAGAAATGTTGAAAAATGTGTGTGGTAGAGAGCCTTCACGCAGTATGAACCCGGAAGAGGCCGTTGCTCAGGGTGCAGCGATACACGCTGCAATTCTTGAAGCACGGGCAACCGGTGGTGAGAGCCGAATGGCACAAACGGTTATTAAAAGATTGCGCAATGTCAGCACGGCTGATGTTAACTCACATTCACTGGGTGTAAAAATTACAGATCCCAATGATCGGACTCGTAAAATCAATCATATAATGATTAAACGCAATACCGAGATTCCCACAAGTGTCAGCCAGAAATTCGTAACGACATCAGAAAATCA
This window encodes:
- a CDS encoding phospho-sugar mutase, with the translated sequence MNQPSPTIDVQQAIKTTHAAIAEKQLSESAFTNLQRWLTEPQYASYLPSLLRLIEAEDFATLDTYFWEVIPFGTGGRRGLMSDLGSATINERTIAESAHGLVAYFKKYSGSDTGKAAIAHDSRINSERFARIVASVIAAHGLTVHFFKTPRSTPELSFAVRHLSCDVGAMITASHNPPSDNGFKAYWSAGAQVLPPHDQGIIDEVYQATEIPIIDFDQAVEQGLIKIIDEDVASEYRNAVISHSHSTSRDLQGLFTPLHGVGETSVFQVLQQAGFEKITRFEPQCEQNGNFPNVPDQLPNPERTEVYQPAIELAGQIDSEIILASDPDADRLGVCAKNTAGEFIHLTGNQIGALLADYILRKRKEKQTLTPEHFVVETIVTTPLIAAITRKSNVRIINNLLVGFKYIAQTMDEEGPERFVFGTEESLGYLAGEYCRDKDAAIAALWVCELLAELKSKSKTLFDRLDELYIEHGYHLEGQVSKTCKGSEGNQQIKELMKAFRQTPPQKLGNLTFTRARDYQNLEIRSLPENTPSATFSKPEGNVLMFEAKGEGLPLTVQLGVRPSGTEPKIKFYYFAQAEVSDPDQLAKTKGEAFSTIESFKEALMGWIDKTLETS
- a CDS encoding Hsp70 family protein → MKFVEGLTVGVDLGTTYSAIAQLDSEGQPISLKNTDGRSITPSVVLLGEEGRVVVGPSFERTAIEDDPSRIIEAVKRHMGDDNFYVVYQEKKLTAEFLSALILKKMKQDAEKEIGPIANAVITVPYYFNDVRRKATQDAGRIAGLNVIDIINEPTAATLAYAWKRDELGNPDAMPSGERTILVYDLGGGTFDVTIVRYSPTQFRVLATDGDVMLGGLDWSQRIVDHVAEQFKKKFDSDPREDPVTMRTCVQECEDAKRELSQKAQTPVSIYHKGNTLTVALTRGDFERMTADLLQRTRDTTELVMQQAGVEKGQLDDVVLVGGSTLMPVVEEMLKNVCGREPSRSMNPEEAVAQGAAIHAAILEARATGGESRMAQTVIKRLRNVSTADVNSHSLGVKITDPNDRTRKINHIMIKRNTEIPTSVSQKFVTTSENQQRIHVVILEGDASDPDACSTIGDFRILNLPANLPKGSPVEVTYRYDANGRIHASARELTGNNEAATEIVRDSGLDKEGVDRFEVLAKDYMVE